The segment GCCTTAGAAGGCGCTGAGTTGCGGGTGCGGCTCAGGCGTTCGGTGCTATTTAGCTACCTTTGCGCCCTGAAAATCACCGGTTCTTTACTCATGCATATCGAAGTTCTCAAGTCCAAAATCCACCGGGCCAAGGTAACCCAGGCTGAACTGCACTACGTCGGCAGCGTCACCATCGACGAAGACCTGCTGGATGCGGCCAACATGGTGGAAAATGAGAAGGTTACCATCGTCAACGTCAACAACGGGGAGCGGTTCGAAACGTACACTATCCGCGGCGAGCGTGGCTCGGGCATGGTGTGCCTCAACGGGCCTGCTGCCCGCCGCGTGGCCGTGGGCGACATCGTCATCATTTTCTCTTACGCCCTGATTGACTTTGCCGAAGCCCGGGCCCATAAGCCCACGCTGGTATTTCCGGATCAGCACAATCGGCTGGTCTAAATAAAGAAGAAAAGCACGGGGGCCACTGGCTCCCGTGCGTATTTGTTGCGTGTAGAATTTTCATGAAGAAGCTGCTCACTATTCTCAAGTATGCCCTATTGCTCTCCGTTTCGGGGCTGCTGATGTGGTATGCCGTGCAAGGCCAGGACCTGAACAGCATCGGGCGGCACGTGCGCGAGGCCAACTACAGCTGGCTTATCATCACGATGATTATTTCGGCCATGGGCTACTTTAGCCGGGCCTACCGCTGGAAGATGCAGCTCGACGCTACCGAGCACCGGGCCCCGTTCTGGGACGTGTACCACGCCATGATGGTGGGCTATCTGGCCAACTTGGTGCTGCCCCGCATGGGCGAAGTAATCCGCTGCTCGGTGCTGCAGCGTACCAGCAAGGTGCCCGTGCACGTGGCCCTGGGCACGGTCGTGACCGAGCGGGTTATCGACGTGCTGGTGCTGCTCTGCCTACTGGGTGGCACGCTGCTGCTCGACTTCAATACCTTCTGGTCGTTTGTGACTGACAAGCTGCTCGGGGGGCGTTACGATGACATTGCCCGCAACCGCACCCCACTACTGGTGGCGGCCGTTATTGCATTGGTACTGCTGCTGGGCTTGGCCTACGCCTTGTTCCGGAATCTGGAGCGGCTCCGGCAAAACGCGCTGTTCAATAAAGTGGTAGTCTTCGCGAAAGGGCTGCTGGCCGGCGTGTTTAGCGTGCTAAAGCTGGAGAATAAGGGCCTGTTTCTGTTGCATACCCTCTTTACCTGGGGCGTCTATTACCTGATGGATTACCTGGCCTTCAAATGCTTTCCCGCTACTTACTCGCTCGATATGAAAGCCGGCCTGGCCGTGCTGACCTTCGGGGCCTTCGGGATGGCCGCGCCGGTTGCGGGGGGCATTGGGCCGTTTCACGTGATGGTGCAGGGCATTCTGCTGGCGTATGGTATCAGCAAGGAAGCCGGTATTGCCTACGCCCTGGTGGTGCACGGTTCTCAGACCATTCTAGTGGTATTTATGGGCGGCATCAGCTTCGTGGCCAGCATGATGAAGTCGGGCCGCTCATTGCGCGAGCTGGCCGCTGAACCGGCCTTGTCCGTGACGACCGATGTGGAGTAAGGATAAAATTGTCAGTACTGCGGAGCTGGAGCCCCGGCTAACCCAGTGGCGGGCCGAGGGCAAACGAGTGGTATTTACCAACGGCTGCTTCGATTTGCTCCACCTGGGCCACGTCGATTACCTGGAAAAAGCCCGCAACCTGGGCGACGTGATGGTTTTGGGGCTCAACACGGATGCTTCCGTGAGCCGGCTTAAGCCCGGGCGGCCCTTGCAGGACGAAGTGTCACGCGCCCGGATTCTGGCGTCGCTTTTGTTCGTGGATGCCGTCGTGCTGTTCGACGAGCCCACGCCGCTGGAACTGATTACTCTGGTCAAACCCGACATTCTGGTCAAGGGCGACGACTATGCTATTAGTGGAATTGTGGGCCACGAATTGGTGTTAGCAAATGGCGGGCAGGTACTCACCGTACCGCTCGTGCAGGGCTACAGCACCACTCGTATCGTCGAGCGGATTCGCGCCCAACTTCACTCCTAAGCAACTTCCCCCATGTACTACAACGCAAGTCCAATTTACTTTCTCGTCATCGCGGCGATGATCGTAAGCTGGCTGATCCAGTGGCGGCTGCGCAGCAAAATGACCACCTACGGCCAAATCGGTCTGCAGTCGGGTTTGTCGGGCCGGCAAATTGCCGAGCTGATGCTGGCCGACCACGGCATCACCGACGTGCGCGTCATTTCCACCGAAGGCCGCCTGACCGACCATTACAACCCGACCGACAAAACTGTTAACCTCAGTGAGGTGGTGTATGAGGAGCGCAGTGCGGCCGCGGCGGCCATTGCGGCCCACGAGTGCGGCCACGCCGTGCAGCACGCCACGGCCTATAGCATGCTGCAGTTTCGCTCGGCCATGGTGCCGGCCCTAAGCAGCGTATCTACCTTCATGCCCTGGATTCTGCTGGCCGGCGTAGTGATGATCCGCACCTCCCTGATTCCGCTGGGCGTGGGCATTGCCCTGTTTTCGCTCACTACGCTCTTTTCCTTCGTCACGCTGCCCGTCGAGTTCGATGCTAGTCGCCGGGCTCTGGCCTGGATTGACCGGCGCGGCATCGTGACGGCCAAGGAGCACGCCATGGCCAAAGACGCGCTCTGGTGGGCGGCCATGACCTACGTAGTGGCTGCCATCAGCTCCCTCGCTACGCTGCTTTACTACGTCAGCCTCTTTATGGGTAGCCGCGACCGGCGCTAAGCCTGTCGGGCCACTCGGAATGCCTTACAAGTGCCACTCCGGTTGTCGGGGCGGCGCTTGTTGCTTTCGACCCGGCACCGCGCGCTCATGCGGAAGGTTTGAAACCAAACCCCGTGGCTCGATTTCAGTTATATAAGCGGCTAGCCGAATAAAATTGCGGCCTCCTGCTTATTCTCCAATTTTCCAAGGTTAATTTTGCACCCAAATTCAGCCGCCCCGGCGGTGCCTTCCTCCCACCCAAGCGTACCAACCCAATGGATTTCCAGCTCACCGAAGAACAACTTGCCGTCCAGTCGGCCGCCCGCGACTTTGCCCAGACCGAATTGTGGGCCGGCGTTATTGAGCGCGACGAACACCAGAAATTCCCTACTGAGCAAGTCAAGAAGATGGGCGAGCTGGGCTTTCTGGGCATGATGGTGAGCCCCGAGTACGGCGGCGGTGGCATGGATACGGTTTCGTACGTGCTGGCCATGGAAGAAATTTCCAAGGTCGATGCCTCCTGCTCCGTTATCATGTCGGTGAACAACTCTCTGGTATGCTGGGGCCTGGAAAAGTATGGCAATGAGGAGCAGAAGCGCAAGTGGCTGCCCAAGCTGACCAGTGGTGAAATCATCGGGGCATTTGCCCTGTCGGAGCCCGAAGCTGGCTCCGATGCCACCATGCAGCGCACCACGGCCGAAGACAAAGGCGACTATTACCTGCTGAACGGCACCAAAAACTGGATTACCAACGGCAGCTCGGCTTCCGTGTACCTGGTTATTGCCCAAACCAACCCTGAGCTGAAGCACCGCGGCATCAACGCCTTTATCGTGGAGAAGGACGCCCCGGGTTTCGTGGTGGGTCCCAAGGAAAACAAGCTGGGCATCCGGGGCTCCGACACGCACTCGTTGATGTTCACCGACGTGAAGGTGCCCAAGGAAAACCGCATTGGCGAGGATGGTTTCGGCTTTAAGTTCGCCATGCAGACCCTGGCCGGCGGCCGAATCGGCATTGCCGCCCAGGCCCTGGGTATTGCCTCGGGAGCTTTCGAGCTGGCGCTGAAGTACTCGAAGGAGCGCAAGGCTTTCGGTGTTGAAATTGCCAAGCACCAGGCCATTCAGTTCAAGCTGGCCGACATGGCTACCAATATCGACGCGGCCCGTCTGCTATGCCTGCAGGCCGCCAACGACAAGGATTCCCATCAGGACTATGCCAAGTCGGGCGCTATGGCCAAGCTCTTCGCTTCGAAAGTTGCTATGGAGACGGCCGTGGAAGCTGTGCAGGTGCATGGTGGCTACGGTTTTGTGAAAGAATTCCACGTGGAACGCATGATGCGCGACGCCAAAATCACCCAGATTTACGAGGGAACTTCGGAGATTCAGAAAATTGTAATCTCGCGTGAATTGCTAAAGTAGATTTGGAATTGCCTAAAAGTCAGATTCATTGCATTAAACCCAGCCATAAATTGGCTGGGTTTTTCGTTTTTGTGAATTTTTATATGTTATTTTGCATTGTCTAAATCCAGCCTTTCCACTGGCCGGTTTTATGCCGGTACCCCAACCACCCCCTAGAATATGGAAGATTACAATAAAGTGATAGAGTCGCTTGGTGTACGATACATTAAAGCGAAA is part of the Hymenobacter chitinivorans DSM 11115 genome and harbors:
- a CDS encoding zinc metallopeptidase, with the translated sequence MYYNASPIYFLVIAAMIVSWLIQWRLRSKMTTYGQIGLQSGLSGRQIAELMLADHGITDVRVISTEGRLTDHYNPTDKTVNLSEVVYEERSAAAAAIAAHECGHAVQHATAYSMLQFRSAMVPALSSVSTFMPWILLAGVVMIRTSLIPLGVGIALFSLTTLFSFVTLPVEFDASRRALAWIDRRGIVTAKEHAMAKDALWWAAMTYVVAAISSLATLLYYVSLFMGSRDRR
- a CDS encoding lysylphosphatidylglycerol synthase transmembrane domain-containing protein translates to MKKLLTILKYALLLSVSGLLMWYAVQGQDLNSIGRHVREANYSWLIITMIISAMGYFSRAYRWKMQLDATEHRAPFWDVYHAMMVGYLANLVLPRMGEVIRCSVLQRTSKVPVHVALGTVVTERVIDVLVLLCLLGGTLLLDFNTFWSFVTDKLLGGRYDDIARNRTPLLVAAVIALVLLLGLAYALFRNLERLRQNALFNKVVVFAKGLLAGVFSVLKLENKGLFLLHTLFTWGVYYLMDYLAFKCFPATYSLDMKAGLAVLTFGAFGMAAPVAGGIGPFHVMVQGILLAYGISKEAGIAYALVVHGSQTILVVFMGGISFVASMMKSGRSLRELAAEPALSVTTDVE
- a CDS encoding acyl-CoA dehydrogenase, which gives rise to MDFQLTEEQLAVQSAARDFAQTELWAGVIERDEHQKFPTEQVKKMGELGFLGMMVSPEYGGGGMDTVSYVLAMEEISKVDASCSVIMSVNNSLVCWGLEKYGNEEQKRKWLPKLTSGEIIGAFALSEPEAGSDATMQRTTAEDKGDYYLLNGTKNWITNGSSASVYLVIAQTNPELKHRGINAFIVEKDAPGFVVGPKENKLGIRGSDTHSLMFTDVKVPKENRIGEDGFGFKFAMQTLAGGRIGIAAQALGIASGAFELALKYSKERKAFGVEIAKHQAIQFKLADMATNIDAARLLCLQAANDKDSHQDYAKSGAMAKLFASKVAMETAVEAVQVHGGYGFVKEFHVERMMRDAKITQIYEGTSEIQKIVISRELLK
- the panD gene encoding aspartate 1-decarboxylase, producing MHIEVLKSKIHRAKVTQAELHYVGSVTIDEDLLDAANMVENEKVTIVNVNNGERFETYTIRGERGSGMVCLNGPAARRVAVGDIVIIFSYALIDFAEARAHKPTLVFPDQHNRLV
- the rfaE2 gene encoding D-glycero-beta-D-manno-heptose 1-phosphate adenylyltransferase, with the translated sequence MWSKDKIVSTAELEPRLTQWRAEGKRVVFTNGCFDLLHLGHVDYLEKARNLGDVMVLGLNTDASVSRLKPGRPLQDEVSRARILASLLFVDAVVLFDEPTPLELITLVKPDILVKGDDYAISGIVGHELVLANGGQVLTVPLVQGYSTTRIVERIRAQLHS